The following coding sequences lie in one Anguilla rostrata isolate EN2019 chromosome 8, ASM1855537v3, whole genome shotgun sequence genomic window:
- the LOC135260200 gene encoding vacuolar protein sorting-associated protein 72 homolog, translating to MSLAFSRAPRKTAGNRMSKLLDAEEEDEFYKTTYGGFNDESGDDEYKGDQSDTEDEVDSDFDIDEGDEPDSDLEEDEPRRKRRVVTKAYKEPIKVSKPKPKPKKPSEPPRKAERAKADKHLPLELQEDLGESRKSVRQSTTEHTRLTYLRLQERQVAPRRRKGAHHDRPLTQDELLAEAKLTAEINLRSLENYERLEADKKKHVNKKMRFDGPTIRYHSVLMPLVTDAHLKEENVDVEGLDQDTPQAPPTAPLPSTEVATCSSSSSSSSSSQQLPGGLCARTYLTFSDDEAFELVFPHAPPPRPPVQEVCPVTHKPALYRDPVTDIPYANTRAFKIIREAYKKYVAAHGLPNASGSFSGDGGSRGARQKIVIKQSMSGT from the exons ATGAGTCTAGCATTCAGTAGGGCACCCCGTAAGACGGCGGGGAACCGCATGTCCAAATTGTTGGACGCCGAAGAAGAAGATGAATTTTACAAGACTACCTACGGTGGATTCAATGAT GAATCGGGAGATGACGAGTATAAAGGTGATCAGTCGGACACGGAGGACGAGGTGGACAGCGACTTTGACATCGACGAGGGCGACGAGCCCGACAGCGACCTAGAGGAAGACGAGCCTCGCAGGAAGAGAAGAGTTGTCACCAAGGCCTACAAG GAGCCCATAAAGGTGTCCAAGCCCAAGCCCAAGCCCAAGAAGCCGTCGGAGCCGCCTCGCAAGGCCGAGCGTGCCAAGGCTGACAAGCACCTGCCGCTGGAGCTCCAGGAGGACCTGGGAGAGA GTCGTAAGTCTGTACGCCAGTCCACCACAGAGCACACGCGGCTGACGTACCTGCGGCTGCAGGAGAGGCAGGTGGCTCCGCGGCGCAGGAAAGGGGCGCACCACGACCGCCCGCTAACTCAGGATGAGCTGCTGGCGGAGGCCAAGCTTACCGCCGAGATCAACCTGCGCTCGTTAG AGAACTACGAGCGCCTGGAGGCGGATAAGAAGAAGCACGTGAATAAGAAGATGCGGTTCGACGGTCCCACCATCCGCTACCACTCGGTCCTCATGCCCCTGGTGACCGACGCCCACCTCAAGGAGGAGAACGTGGACGTGGAGGG GTTGGACCAGGACAccccacaggccccgcccactgccccgCTCCCTTCCACAGAAGTAGCCacctgttcctcctcctcctcctcctcctcttcctcccagcAGCTCCCAGGCGGCCTGTGCGCACGCACTTACCTCACGTTCAGCGACGACGAGGCCTTCGAGCTGGTGTTCCCCCacgcgcccccgccccgcccccccgtccagGAGGTGTGCCCGGTGACCCACAAGCCCGCCCTGTACCGCGACCCCGTCACCGACATCCCCTACGCCAACACCCGCGCCTTCAAGATCATCCGCGAGGCCTACAAGAAGTACGTGGCAGCCCACGGGCTCCCCAAcgcttccggaagcttctccGGGGACGGCGGCTCCCGGGGCGCCCGCCAGAAGATCGTCATCAAGCAGAGCATGTCGGGCACttag